atttgaccattttctcgttaaaattaatacataaaatatcaTCTTAAACATGTTCcttgattaaattatttagaattaatttaatttaattaatcacaATTTTTGTAAGAgcaatatataattttagtccactcttttatctcttttatttttccatttttttgaaCCTTTACATGCTCTTTTTATGATACTGCTTGGAATATTGGGAGTGATTGCTACTCCAATTCATAGTGGAAAAAGATATTATGATTCTTCAATCTCTACTCGCACTATGCTTCTATCTTTCTCTTAGGAATAAAGGCGCATAAACactagaattaaaaaaaaattacgatAATTAGTTAGCAATAATAATATGagtatttataattaatattctaTGTAAATGTTGTTAAAGACTTTAATGACTCTGAAAGCAATGTCATTGATTCAAAAGGTatgcaaaaattaaaatagataaataaaaatgaacgaaaAGATTATAAAATGTAGATAgatatagggtgtgtttggtatgaaggaaaatgtttttctagaaaatgttttcttgggaAACAAGTAGatatttgacttattttctcatgtttggttggtgagtagataATATTATCGAAAAATATGTTTTactgtttaatttatgaatgaaaatatttttgagaaaatatcttttatttttactagagagtagaaaataatttttgaaattgattttttttttttaaaaaaaaattaattttttttggaggggggtGGTGGCTGGTAGGGGGCTGATTGGGGGNNNNNNNNNNNNNNNNNNNNNNNNNNNNNNNNNNNNNNNNNNNNNNNNNNNNNNNNNNNNNNNNNNNNNNNNNNNNNNNNNNNNNNNNNNNNNNNNNNNNNNNNNNNNNNNNNNNNNNNNNNNNNNNNNNNNNNNNNNNNNNNNNNNNNNNNNNNNNNNNNNNNNNNNNNNNNNNNNNNNNNNNNNNNNNNNNNNNNNNNNNNNNNNNNNNNNNNNNNNNNNNNNNNNNNNNNNNNNNNNNNNNNNNNNNNNNNNNNNNGGGGGTGGTAGGGGTGTGGCGGGGTGggggtgaaaaataaaaatttaaaattggaaatattttttaaaaacaaactttaaatttattttttcaactaaaaaattattatatgaagTTGGAGGAGagttttagaaaatgttttccgtTATTTTGAatgaaagtcatttttcttaaatttgaggaaaatgagtttatttggaaaacattttacccaaccaagtagatttttgacttattttctcatgtttggttggtgagtagaaaatatttttcaattttttttttagtgtttaatttatgaatgaaaaatatttttgagaaaatatcttttatttttactagagagtagaaaataattattgaaattgaaaatatttttttaaaaaaaacttaattttttttttggaaggggTGGGTGGCTAGTAGGGGGCTGattgggggagggggggggggtcgCGGGTAAGCATGGTGTGgggtgaaaatattttttgaaagcaaattttaaattattttttttgtgaaaaaataaaattttgaaattgaaaaagatttttaaaaacaaacttgaaattgaaaatatatttttaaaaacaaactttaaatttatttttttcaacaaaaaaattgtaatatgaAGTTGgaggagagttttggaaaatgttttccttgatttttgaatataagtcattttccttaaatttgaggaaaatgaattgatttggaaaacattttccaaaatatttttacccaatcaaacataaaaagattgaaaaatattatccaaaaaatgttttccttcatgcCAAACACACCCATAGAGTCGACAAATTTTTTTCAAGACCCTAGTcaaataagaataattttaaACAGACATATTAACGGCCTCGTGAATGCTTAAAATTATTCACATTTATCatatagtaataattaattaaattctgCCATAGACACCAAATATTATCTTTTCTATTTGGGCAACGACTAGAagattaatatcattaatttacACAATCTCAAAATATCGATGCAACTGTGGGGGTGATATAGAGTTAACATTATAGGTTTTGCAGATCATCACTAATTTTATGTTCAAGCCAGatactaattatttaaaatatctatttactatatatataaattactaaattaaaaaatattattctcttGGAtgcatatataaattaaagCACTCTTACTTAAATATcatagtaaatatttaatattggATTACATAGAGAGgataaatttgaaagaaaacaattaaCAAATCCTTAATCACatgaaatatcatttattttagatCAGAATAAATAGGTATAAGCATTACTTAATATGAACAGGAAGAGTATTGTAGTGACTGGAGAGGATACTAGAACTTTAACTTTATGAGTTCTAAAATTTATTATGACGGTTTTAAGTAATAATAATTGGATTAgttctaaatttaatatttctacatatataataaatttacttTTACAAATATACTATTTAAGCAAAATCTACTGAGTTGGACTAAACCAAAGAAAGGGGTGTGAAACCCTGAAAGATGGGAAGCACCCGCTTCAATTTAACGGTCTAAATAATATTGGCAATTACGtacatatctttaattaatttctcaaatttcacatgaaacatcatttattttaacaattacgtatgtatcttttttgtaattttcaataaatttcttgaattttacGTGAAacgttatttattttaaatgagaataaaaagataaaaacaagaTTTGGCTACTTGTTCCTAAGTGGATCTATTCTACAAGGCGCAACAACGCACGATTCTCCTGCCATTTTGACCCACACATTATTTATAACGCGCAATTCATTCAAACtttacattttccttttatgaTACATCTTGAATATTTAGGAGTGATAGTGCTAGTCCATTTTGTAGTGGGAAAGCATAATGATGCCCAGTCTTAAGATTCTTCAATCTTCATCGAAACAAAAGTAAGATTTGGAGAGAGTGGTGTATATGCTGAATTTACGAGTAATTTCCCTAGATAGTCATTCATGTTTGAGAAATTACCTAGAAAtatcacttatgtttgttttaggactATAATAACATCTAACTTTgcctattttcctcaaaatatacttgacacaaaAAATACATTATCTCTCTCCTATTAGAATGCCATgtcacattttttaatttattaataatatttttttaattctttaaatgACACCTTGTTTAATGTATCTATAAGAGAGCATTAATCCATTCTCTATGAAAATCTAGTTACTTCAATTTTATAgcgaaaatatttatcttatgttTCATTTACGAGTATTTGCCGTTATATCCATACAAAAATTTAGTCTTGTTGTCgaggaaaaaattaaactagttaCTTGAAGCTGATGAAGAAACATAAATTTAGTTGGATATTTAGAGATAAACTAGATATTAGAAACATTGATTTTTACACAAATTATAAATATCCATTGCTTGTTTACGGTAAAAAATCAAAGGTTTCTTGttcatggtaaaaaaaaaatttttacACAAACTATACACATTTGTTCAAAGCTTAGGCAGATTTAAACAATAGAAATATCTGATTAAAAAACAAGCAAGCAAAAAACCcctaaattttaagaaaattactcCAATATCATGTTAAgtattcaaatttatttcacaatttacacttcaaaaataaaagaatcagAAGAAAACTTGAATTTTACCTCGTGGCGATTTCTTTGGTCATCAAAGGTATACAGCGGCTCAGGAGACAGTTCCTTATGCAAATTCGTTAATTTATTCCTTGAAGAACCAGAGAAACCAcatattttcttgaagaatcGGAGGAGCTCATATTAGAGTTcgttatgtaattttttttattgggtaTAATATATGGATtgtctaaatttttaaaaaaatttgttaataataaaaaaaaaagggaataatGTGACATGGCATCCTAGTAGGAAAGAGATAATGTATTTATtgtgtcaaatatattttgaggaaaataggtaaagttgggtgatattgtagtactaaaacaaacataagtgataCTTTTAGGTAATTTTccaaacatgggtgactatcTAGGGAAATTACTCTTGAATTTACACCTTTCATATTATGGgataaaaacattattttcataGACCCTTGACTCAAGAATATATTGTCAGTCATATTTTGTAAATAGTACTCCCTTTGTTTTACTTTTGATTTAACACAgagttaaaaaaatagataaaaattttgaatcttatagtctcaaattaaagatatatagaaTGTATCAAATTAAAATGCTCTTTAATCTTACAATCTTAAATATGTggtgaaaagttgaaattaatgaATTACCAAAAAACAAAGGAACATTTCTTTTAaacgaattaaaaaaatatgtagtaGTAAATTTTGACAAGAGAGCatatatgcatatatatcatataCCATGAGAGTAGAACATCATCAAAAGATGTGGTGCAGTGGATGAAGTTGCTCCTCTTTTAATTAAAGGTCTCAATTGGAGTCTTGAATATGACAAAAATCTTGTTTAGGGAGCGCTCTCCCCTCCCCCCGAATGAGGTTTTACACAACGCTAATCTGTAATAGTCGAATTCCAATGCAGCTATCAAACAACAAATAGGAAATCAAAAAAGGCACAGTATAAATTCAGAATAGTCAAACTCTAATGCAAATATCGAATATCAATAATGTATAATGCAATCAGGTACACCGAATAGGAAACCACAAAAGTATAAATTTAGAATAGTGTAATGCTGGTATCGGACACGGATAACGTATAAAGCGATTAAGTGTGAAACTTGAAAGGGGGAGGAAGCTTCTACCTAGCTATCTTCTACGAAGTTTCCAATTTCTTGAATTTAACTACCTCTCTCCTAAGTGGACTTTTTCTACAAggcacaattaaaaaaaatcatgttcacACTTCTAGCCCCCACTTTTGACtaatcatatataaaaataccTTTATCCCACAaccttatattatatataggcATTACCAAAACCCCTCATTGGCTCACCAAACTCATCTTCTATTATCctctcccaaaaaaaaaaaaaaatccaagaaACAAACAAAGTCAAGAATCCAATATTTGACTTGAGTACTAATTCATACGACGTTCGATTCAATCTCAACGTTTAAACAAATAGTCTAAATTCTTGTTACGTTCAAGTTATTCAGATATGAAAGAGAGTGGTTATTTGATGTCATTCAAGAGGTTGAACAAGAATAAAAATGGTGCATCTAAAAGTCTTAGCAATGGTGGTGATTCTCAAGGGGAAATAACAACGAgtaatgatgataataataattctacGAATTATAAGGCAACCTCATTGAGGCGGAGATTCAAGAATTTGTATTCGCGGAAGAAGAAGAGTCTATACAAATTGCGTCATCATCGGttcgttgaattttttttattcaagatTGCCTCTCTTTTGGAAGCAATTGCTATGGTTGCTACCttagttttcttcttcttccgtTATGGTTTTCATTTTtgattcttttatatatatattttctttgtaaaTCAAGAGTTCATTAATATTGGATAAAAGTTGATATCTAATGGGGTGTAAGGTTCATTTTATttagttgtttatttttattttatcatattctcAATGTTGTGAAAATGTGAGGTATAAGAATTTAAGTTGTACTAATTTGCATTTCTAACTtggaatttttcttttgttgttatgtacttctttcatttcattttatttggtcttatattaaaataaaataaaatcggGACAAGGTGGAACTGAACTATGTAATAGACAAGATGAGGAATGTCAGACTGAGATTATTTGGACATTTGAAGTGGAGATGCATAAATGTCCCCAATGAGGCATGAGATTATTCGGGTAGGAAAGGCATTGTCATAGACCCCCTTAAACTCGTTGCACAGACTAGTAATTCGCCTTGCCCCGCAtcaatatagaaaaaatttatTTCATCACACCCCGCATTAGCCCTGCCTAAAACCTGTCCCGCCATTCATAGACTAAAACCCGCACCTTACACACCTGCACATGTCTGTAGGAAATATAGAAGGAGAATACTATCTTTAGAGAATGCTCAAGTTTTATATAGGCCACTTGAGATGATTACAATCATCAACTAcatctctatttatactactaatAATGTAAATCAAAGGTCTTGCACAAataactagatacatgtatcacaatttactagatacatgtattacGAAATTctaaaagacttcttgaaaaactAAGAGACAATTTTGGAAGACTAAACATTAATGTGGATGCATTAATTCCAACCCTACTCCCCCTTAATGCATTTGCTTGACAACTCCAATGCGTTCTTGAAGATAGCAAAACTTTTCTCTAGGAAGTGCTTTGTGAAGATGTCATCAAGTTGTTCTCCTGTCTGGCAATAATGCAATTGAATTTCACCTTTCTCTTGTGCTTATCGGATAAAATGATACTTGATGGAAATATGCTTTGATCTTTCATGGTTGACTGGATTTTTGGCAATTGCAATTGCTGATTTGTTATCGCAATACAAAATAGttcctctttttttgtttttcaccaGTGTCTTCAAATATTCTCCTAAGCCAAATAGCTTGAGAAGTAGCCTTAGCTGCTGAGACATATTCTGCTTCGGCAGTGGATTGAGCAACAACACTTTGCTTTTTTGATAACCATGAACAAATACTTGATCCAAATAAGAAAGCATAACCAGAAGTACTCTTCGTGTCATCTATACTTCCATCCCAACCACTATCAGAATAACcaattaagttcaaattttcACCAAATTTGTACATTATCCCATAATTCATTGTTCCTTGCAAGTAGTGTAGAACACGCTTTGCAGCTCCAAAATGCACTTGGCTTGGCTCTTGCATGAATCTGGATAATAAACTAGCAGCAAACATAATGTCAGATCTTGTTGAAGTAACGTAAGATATAGCAGGGTTACAATCAAGCTCCTATAAAGTGAGCTATTAACTTTCTTTTCTCCATCATCTTTTCTGAACTTCTCATTTGCTACTAATGGTATGGCCACAGACCTACAATCcatcattttgaatttttgaagaatatttttagtatacttcttttgagaaataaaaattcCTTCTTTCACTTGAGAAACTTCGATGCCCAAGGAATAATTTAGCAACTCAAGATCACTTATTTCATAGGATTGCATCATATCTTGCTTGAATTTTTGCATCATATTCACATCATTGTAAAGAGCAAATCATCCACATAGAGACAAACAATGATAATGTTGTCATATTCTTTCTTCACATACAAAGTGGCTTCGCTTTTACTTCtctgaaaattaatttttagaaaGTATGTATCAATTTCATTGTACCAGGCTCTTGGAGCTTACATCAGCTCATAAAGAGCTTTTTTTTGGTCTGTACACCTTCTCTTCTCCCCCTTGAACAAAAAATCCTCGAGGTTGCTCAACATAAATCTCTTCATCAAGTTTCCCATTAAGAAATGCAGATTTGACATCAAGTTGAAATAGTTTCCATTTCTTTTGTGCAGCAACAAAAATTACGGTTCTAATTGTCTCAAGACGAGCAAATAGAGAGAAAGtttcataaaaatcaatacCTGGTTTTTGGGTGAAGCCTCTAGCAACCAACCTTGCTTTGTGCTTTTGAATATCTCCTTCCTgattgagtttgattttgtaaatcTATTTTAGACTTACAACTTCTCTGTCTTTGGGTATAGCCACAAGCTcccaagtattatttttttcaatcattCGAATTTCTTTTTCCACGGCTTTCTTTCAAACATTATGCTTTATTGCCTCCTAATAATTTTCTGGTTCAATACTGGCAAAGTTACATCTCTGATAAATGCCACTCAACATTTTTGTTCCTCTTGGAGGTGGTTCTTCATCATCTGAATCTGACATTTCTTCCTCCTCAGGGACATCTTCCTCTTCCTCATCCTTTTCTTGATTTGACACATCTAAAGATATGATAGAAGTATTCTCTATCTTTTTATCCTTCCAATTCCATGttgttttttcattaaaaatgacATCTCTTCTAACAACAAGTTTGTTAGTTTTGACATCGAGAAGCCTATAGCCTTTTGTCACATCACTATAGCCAAGAAATATACATCTTTGACTTTTTTTCATccaattttgttcttttctcaGCAGGTATATGAGCATAGCAAATACactcaaaaattttaaaatgacttaCAAAAGGTTTCATTCCACTCCAAGCTTCAACTGGTGTCTTGTCCTTCAATGCCTTTGTCGGGCGCCTGTTGAGGATGTACACCACTGTAGGTACTGCTTCTGCCCAAATATATTTTGGTATCCCTTTCTCATTCATCAAAGTTCTAGCCATTTCAACaattgttctatttcttctttcagatacaccattttgttgaggagtgtACCCTGTTGTAAATTGCTTCTGAATGCCTTCATTTTTGCAGTATTCTTCAAATTCTCGACTTGTGTATTCACCTCCTCTATCAATGCAAATGGTTTTGATGCTGCAACCTTTTTGCTTCTCAACAAAGGCTTTAAATTTCTTGAATGTAGCTGTCGCACCCCATTTCGAACCGGCCGAAACAATTCACAACATAATGTGGCTGATACtctatttttggaaaaaaattattttgtttgttttagagtcgccacctaaattttaaggaaaatattagaaaaaccattttttaaatatgtaaatgtaaactctGTTTTGATTTGCGAAACCAGTGAGATTCTGAGTAAGGGTTTTGACTACTCGAGGGAAAGATGTTAAGCACCCCTCAGAGCCTATccgaagatagtccttaaactcaatttaggaaaatatgattaggaaaacttgtttatttattttcttttaatgattAAACGATAAGTTATTAGTTAGTTTAAGAAAAGGGTACAATACAAggtatgacatatatatgtcttataagatatatttaataatagtattttatcatattgtaaaaataaataaataaatgtacttaAGAGTATgatttatatgtaaaaatatatatagttgtatCATAAAATTATCCTAAAAATAAGTAGATGTTGAATTTGTGAGAATATGTCGTCTTATTTAAGACgtgaaataaaataagatagtagttgggtgtgaATACGTAGTAATATGTGATGTgtaatttgaatgaaaatatacaaattgaaattttctaaaataaaataaaataaatgatactaaatgtcaaaatatcatataaaggcttgtgatcttaaatatatttattatgaagtgtaatatatacatataagttGTTCAAAACATATGAATGtttatcattctttttacaTGTAGGGATAAGTTGATGATAAATTATATGTAATAaagtaatatgtatatttaggtgtaggcatttataaattataaaataaataaataacattagtAAAAGAGATAGTAGATAATACTAGGTTATgtgaagaaaatatagagtataTACCTTTATATGTACGACATATATATGTGTACCTTGTATTTGAACCTGTTTGCATAGCTAAAATTTGAAATAGCAtgttaaaaagattaaaatgttattagcaatgtttggttaaaaaaaaaaaagtaagtatAGTCAATACATTTTATAAAAGGGTGATGTAAAGAGTATAAAAAATAGGCCTAACTATTGAAACTTATTCTATAGTTacatttgttttgttaaatatataagCCTACTTCCctacttattttcttaaaaaaaatgtatatctaAAGATAAGTATCTTAGCCTTAAGTTAATTTCTAAATGTAATTATTCTAGCCTTTAAActagtttcaaaatatttggaCGTCCTAAGTGATGAGTAGGcctaaatgaatattatttcaCCTTTTAAAACTTCAATTGAGAATTTTAGACGATAAGTTTTCTTATTCCTTAAGATAAAGGCCTAAGTcgatatatatttcttttcccCCAATTTTGAAACACCTAAACGAATATTATTTTAACCCCTTGAAACTTTatttggaaaacttttaaaactatGAGCCACCTCTTTTCAACTTAAAAGGCCCTAAGGAATGTTTTAAGTAAAAATGCTaacccattttttaagaaaatatcttttgCATCGTTTACTCTAAAGGGGTCTCAACTAAATTCATAAACAAATAATGTTAATTCATGTGAAATAAgcttcaaaataaaagacaaataatatatcaaaacttgtaAGCAAAGATTAGCCAATATATCCAAACAATATAATTAAGACTCAAAGAGAGGAAGACTAAGAAATATTGGACTCCTAATTTGCGAGGCTCCAAGCATTGCGATGATCCTAATTTGTTGTTGGCCTAATATCTTAGGCCAATAATGAGTTTCAAAGCAGAAAATCCAGCCCTCCGTTTGTACATGAAATATGAGAAgataaaaggaaacaaattagaAAACATAAGAAGAGAATAAGAAGTGATTAGGAATAACCATAATCATCTCGGCAGAGCAGTtataaacataagtcataaagtTTAGCAACAACATCAAATACAAGTAAGCAATAAATGAATAATGAGCCAAATATTTCacgtgataaaaaaaattaactacaTTTAAGAGAGAACATCTAACCTCTCCTATCCTCTCTAAGGAGGTTGGATTGCATCTCCCTTGATcttttagcaaaaaaataaataactttgtGACTAGGAATATGCTATCAAATAACATTCAACTAACTACCTTTGATCACACCAAGAAAGAGCTCGAAGCAGATTCATCAAAGACAAAACAAGTTCAAAAACTCAACTTGATTTAAGCATTTTTCATAAGAAAGGACAAAGAAGAGAATAGGGAGATATAAAAATGACTTTATACCAAAATACGTTGCTAAATTCTAATGGGAATCTAAAGACAGAAAATTAATGATTTTAGGATGCATAAGATTTGTGATACAAGTTCTCATTTATCCGAGCCTAGCTCTTTGGAGAATGCTAAAGGGCAACACCAAACGTAAGTTATATCTCATTCAAACAGGTCCTCGAATGACATTAAGAACCAATGGGTCAGTTAGTTGGCAAATCATACTAAGAAGTTAGCGAAATAGGCAAGCAAGGATGACGTTTCCACAAGGACAGACTCTcgtcatatataaaaaaaagggggTGGAAACTTTGGAACCTATAGAACTAAACATAACATTTTTTAGATCACATTCTTGACATGAAAGAGTACATGAGTTGCGTCTCGAGTTATGTTCATCTAAAAAAAGGGAGGGCAACGAAAAAAGAAGTCAACAGTCACATAGTATGTATttcaaaaattggaaaataaaagaagatgatATATTAGGTAATTAGGAGCACCTTTCGATTTGGGAActcggaaaaaaaaaaaaagaactactGCACATTCACGCGTTAGGACAAACCCAATGTTCAACACTCAAGCAAAGGAAAGACTGATTTTAATTATCTGAAGTGTTTTAGCACATAGTAAATGAGAATAactttatcttttaaaatacaGACGCatctatcaaaaaaaatttgttctTAAACATTCAAACAACAAGAAGAGGCTAGTATAAACAATGGGAAGACTACAACAGCAGACTATCAACACAACAGggaatgaaaacaaaaaaaatgaagcaactATTGAAATTTAACCGAGATCCGATTCACTGGTTGTAGCTAACAAAATGACTgaacttataaaaaaaacatcGGTCTAGGCTGTTAAGTTTCTTCAAaacccaaaatatataatatgatgTACAAACCTATGATCGAAAACCCATACtagatgattttaaaaaaattgtacattttGACTATTATAAATACTTATCATGAAGAGATTGAAGTTGGGAGCAAAATCAGAATGAAGTTAAGAAAATCTCAATGGTTCAAAGATAAACACATACAAGCATATAACAGGCACAATAGATGTTTACGAGTTGTACATGATTTACATTCGCAAAGAACTATAAGCAAATAGATTTAACTACTAACTTACGAAGATGCAAAATCTAAGGTACATAAATTGGTCTTGTTGATACTGAAGTCGAAACAGGAAAgttaaatgctaaaaaaaagATGGAGGAGAAAAGGAGATTACCTTCTTTGGAGCAGCAAACAAAAGCTTTGACGTCAAGGATTTCAACCTCAAACTTACTCTTGAAACTCGAATTCAAAATCGAAAACAGAAAGTTGAAAGAAGATccaaatttctaaaaaaaaactaatgctTAAAGTGTGATTTTGTCCCTCTTTTCTGTCGTTCCTTGATGTTGTTCCTATCCCTTTTTTTCCCTATGGTTCGTGATTTTCGGGTGGGAAAACACCATCCTTTTATAGGTGAAAATCAGACTTAACACTCCgaatttgaaatcaaaatacTCACTGGAAAGTAGAGAGCTACTGCTACAGATCAAATCAATATCACCTTTTCAGATTTTGAAGCCATTAGGATAAGGTATAGGTGGCATAGGGTGTCTCTTTTTATTGGAAAAGGGATGATGGAGGAGACATAAAGCAAGATACCGCCGGATATTGTTGTTTTCCGGCGGTTCATGGCCGAACTTGATGGGACAAAGGAGTGACAGGGCATGGGGATGGAGAACGCATGGGGAAGGAGGAGAAGTTGTGAGGCGATGGGGGTTGAGATGATGCTGGAAACCGCCAGATGTTCTTGTTTTCCGGCGGTCCATAGCCGTTTTCTTTGGCAGGCCTAGGAAAGGGGCGAAACGTTTGGGGAAGAAGAAGCGTCACTTCTTGGGAAAAGAAGAAGTTTGAGGCGATGGGGGAGGGTTGTAcgattttgagaaaagatgaaAAGGTCTTACTTAATTTGGGTCGTCCGATCATTTGATCGGACGGTTAAGATAAATCAAGGATTaaaaggaatatatatatatatatataatggaaAAAGCTTAATTAACTAGGACCGTTAGATTTAATCGTAGGGTCAAGATTTAAGCTAAAGAAGCACAATCCATGTGCTCGCCTACGTGGCATACACGGATTGACCGGTTTAAGGAGACTTGGATTGCCAAATTTgttcaaattaaattcatttaaattataactactttctt
This genomic stretch from Solanum stenotomum isolate F172 chromosome 10, ASM1918654v1, whole genome shotgun sequence harbors:
- the LOC125842717 gene encoding secreted RxLR effector protein 161-like — translated: MFAASLLSRFMQEPSQVHFGAAKRVLHYLQGTMNYGIMYKFGENLNLIGYSDSGWDGSIDDTKSTSGYAFLFGSSICSWLSKKQSVVAQSTAEAEYVSAAKATSQAIWLRRIFEDTGEKQKKRNYFVLR